One genomic window of Verrucomicrobiia bacterium includes the following:
- a CDS encoding ATP-dependent RNA helicase, with protein MAERLPIYEIEQELVARLRTQRRLIVSAPTGSGKSTQVPQMLLDHGLLGNGQVVVLQPRRLATRMLAARVASERKAELGREVGYQIRLENVTSEATRIRFVTEGVLLRQMVNDRTLRGVSALIFDEFHERHLYGDITLAQALDLQETARPDLLIIVMSATLDAEALTKYMSGARGGKPTPDPSPEGIALNGLGGSKSPAASECRNPVPLLGGVRGGFGCSVLQSEGRTFPVDIQYADSPSYADKRPAWEQAADAFIHFVQSGGQGDVLVFMPGGFEISQTIQTIRNCDESRGWVLLPLHGELPPRDQDAAVARYEQRKVVVATNVAETSLTIDGVRCVIDSGLARISRYDSQRGINTLLIEKISRASSDQRAGRAGRTAPGVCLRLWSQDEHAHRAAQELPEVKRLDLSEVVLTLKAAGVEDLRKFRWLEPPDEQALAHAEELLTDLGALSTEHGTRDTQRALITPIGRKMLAFPLHPRYARMLLAAQDFGCVQQACLVAALTQGRDLLLRNVDRDTTNYREDLLGDRAASDFFILMRAWNYAAKNEFRIEACRRMGIHMVTARQVGPLFQQFLDIAKREGLDIAPREVPDEALQKCLLIGFSDRVARRLDSGTLRCELVHGRRGVLARESTVQKAPLFVVAEIREVGGRDGDVNTILSLATAIEEKWLHEFFPEDMQRDLHTQFDATQKRVMAAELIKFRGLALSAKRVDPPPADAAARLLTDEVMAGRLKLTEWDESVDQWIQRLALLAQHCPELQLTPIAEDDRRAIVEQVCLGAVGYKDIKDKPVKPVVQGWLSHAQRELLDKHAPERLNLPNGKTPKVTYEPGRAPFVSMRIQELYDVMQTPKIAMGRVPVVVHILTPGFKPVQVTQDLGGFWREHYPKLKSELQRRYPKHEWR; from the coding sequence ATGGCTGAACGCCTTCCCATTTACGAGATAGAGCAGGAGCTGGTTGCGCGGTTGCGCACGCAGCGACGGCTCATCGTTTCCGCGCCCACTGGTTCCGGCAAATCCACGCAGGTGCCGCAGATGCTGCTCGACCACGGACTCCTCGGGAACGGGCAGGTCGTGGTGTTGCAGCCGCGCCGGCTGGCGACACGCATGCTGGCGGCGCGTGTGGCGTCGGAGCGGAAGGCGGAACTCGGTCGCGAGGTCGGTTATCAGATCCGGCTGGAGAACGTGACAAGCGAGGCGACGCGCATCCGCTTCGTGACGGAGGGTGTGTTGCTGCGTCAGATGGTGAACGACCGCACGTTGCGCGGCGTGTCGGCGTTGATCTTCGATGAGTTTCACGAGCGGCATCTTTACGGCGACATTACGCTCGCGCAGGCGTTGGATTTGCAGGAAACCGCGCGGCCGGATCTGCTGATCATCGTGATGAGCGCCACGCTGGATGCAGAGGCGTTGACAAAATACATGAGTGGTGCGCGCGGGGGGAAACCCACCCCCGACCCCTCCCCGGAGGGGATCGCGCTGAATGGCTTGGGTGGTTCAAAGTCACCTGCCGCGTCCGAATGCCGAAATCCAGTTCCCCTCCTTGGAGGGGTTAGGGGTGGGTTCGGCTGCTCCGTCCTTCAATCCGAAGGCCGCACTTTTCCAGTGGACATCCAATACGCTGACTCACCGAGCTACGCGGACAAGCGGCCGGCGTGGGAACAGGCGGCGGATGCGTTCATCCACTTCGTGCAATCCGGCGGACAAGGCGACGTGCTGGTGTTCATGCCGGGCGGCTTCGAGATTTCGCAAACCATCCAGACCATCCGCAACTGCGACGAATCGCGCGGCTGGGTGCTGCTTCCGTTGCACGGCGAATTGCCGCCGCGCGATCAAGACGCCGCCGTAGCGCGTTACGAGCAACGCAAGGTTGTCGTCGCGACGAACGTGGCGGAAACCTCGCTGACGATTGATGGCGTGCGCTGCGTCATCGACAGCGGGCTCGCGCGCATCTCGCGTTATGATTCCCAGCGCGGTATCAACACGCTGCTCATCGAGAAGATCAGCCGTGCCTCATCAGATCAACGTGCCGGTCGCGCCGGACGAACGGCACCGGGCGTGTGCTTGCGGCTGTGGTCGCAAGACGAACACGCGCATCGTGCAGCGCAGGAACTGCCGGAGGTGAAGCGGCTCGATTTGTCGGAGGTGGTGCTGACGTTGAAGGCGGCCGGTGTGGAGGATTTGAGGAAATTCCGCTGGCTGGAGCCGCCGGATGAACAGGCGCTCGCACATGCGGAGGAGTTGCTGACGGACCTTGGCGCGCTCTCGACGGAACACGGCACGCGCGATACGCAACGCGCCCTTATCACTCCCATCGGGCGCAAGATGCTGGCGTTTCCGCTGCACCCGCGGTATGCGCGGATGCTCCTCGCGGCGCAGGATTTCGGCTGCGTGCAACAGGCGTGCCTTGTGGCGGCGCTCACGCAGGGACGCGATTTGCTGCTGCGCAACGTGGACCGCGACACTACGAACTATCGCGAGGATTTGCTGGGTGATCGTGCGGCGAGTGATTTCTTCATCCTGATGCGCGCGTGGAATTACGCGGCGAAGAATGAATTCCGCATCGAAGCCTGCCGGCGCATGGGCATCCACATGGTCACGGCTCGGCAGGTCGGGCCGTTGTTTCAGCAGTTCCTCGACATCGCCAAGCGCGAGGGGCTCGACATCGCGCCGCGCGAAGTGCCGGATGAGGCGTTGCAGAAGTGTTTGCTCATCGGCTTCAGCGATCGCGTGGCGCGGCGGCTCGATTCGGGGACGCTGCGTTGCGAACTCGTTCACGGTCGTCGCGGTGTGCTGGCGCGGGAAAGCACGGTGCAGAAGGCGCCGTTGTTTGTCGTCGCGGAGATTCGTGAAGTTGGCGGGCGCGATGGCGACGTGAACACGATTCTTTCGCTGGCCACCGCCATCGAGGAGAAGTGGCTGCACGAATTTTTCCCCGAGGACATGCAGCGCGATCTGCACACGCAGTTCGATGCGACGCAAAAGCGCGTGATGGCGGCGGAGCTGATCAAGTTCCGCGGGCTCGCGTTGTCGGCAAAGCGCGTGGATCCGCCACCGGCGGACGCCGCAGCGCGATTGTTGACGGATGAAGTGATGGCGGGGCGATTGAAGCTGACCGAATGGGATGAATCCGTTGACCAGTGGATTCAGCGGCTGGCGTTGCTGGCGCAGCATTGCCCGGAGTTGCAGCTCACGCCGATTGCGGAGGACGACCGGCGCGCCATCGTGGAGCAGGTTTGCCTCGGCGCGGTGGGCTACAAAGACATCAAGGACAAGCCCGTGAAGCCGGTGGTGCAAGGCTGGTTGAGCCACGCGCAGCGCGAGTTGCTGGACAAGCACGCGCCGGAACGGCTGAACCTGCCGAACGGCAAGACGCCGAAGGTGACTTACGAGCCGGGTCGCGCGCCGTTTGTTTCGATGCGCATCCAGGAACTCTACGACGTGATGCAGACGCCGAAGATCGCGATGGGCCGCGTGCCGGTGGTGGTGCACATCCTGACGCCGGGTTTCAAGCCGGTGCAGGTGACGCAAGATCTCGGCGGCTTCTGGCGCGAGCATTATCCGAAGCTGAAATCGGAATTGCAGCGGCGGTATCCGAAGCACGAGTGGCGGTGA